The proteins below come from a single Brassica oleracea var. oleracea cultivar TO1000 unplaced genomic scaffold, BOL UnpScaffold00835, whole genome shotgun sequence genomic window:
- the LOC106320177 gene encoding uncharacterized protein LOC106320177: MDEEQRDMKAHKAYYQRVDFVSNSLQGIPQLCPCGSIPKQIVDKEDTYDYLSGKRYFICKDFENDGLHYRQPWVIGVQEEVERLKLKVLRHENLLRECEALKEQVKMLVKRVSELEVSL; this comes from the exons ATGGATGAAGAACAACGAGATATGAAAGCACACAAAGCATACTACCAGAGGGTTGACTTCGTATCAAATTCGCTGCAGGGGATTCCCCAACTGTGCCCCTGTGGATCAATCCCAAAGCAAATTGTAGATAAAGAGGATACATATGACTACCTCTCTGGGAAAAGATATTTCATCTGCAAAGACTTCGAG AATGACGGTCTGCATTACAGGCAACCATGGGTTATTGGTGTGCAAGAAGAGGTTGAGAGGCTCAAACTGAAAGTTCTCCGGCATGAGAACCTTCTTAGAGAGTGTGAGGCACTTAAG GAACAGGTTAAAATGTTGGTCAAGCGGGTTTCTGAACTTGAGGTTAGTCTTTAA
- the LOC106320173 gene encoding uncharacterized mitochondrial protein AtMg00810-like, with translation MQDAKAVATPMASSPRLTRSGTQHSNPKEFRQLVGSLQYLSFTRPDVAYAVNKLSQFMQFPTCDHWQAAKRVLRYLAGTATHGLFISRSTNLTVHVFTDADWAGDPSDYISTNGYIVYLGDQPISWSSRKQKGIARSSTEAEYRSIANTASEVRWHLALDYHYIREQVQAGQLRIAHISTHDQLADGLTKPLTRSQFPATRHKIGVSQPPPS, from the exons ATGCAAGATGCCAAAGCTGTGGCAACGCCTATGGCTTCTTCTCCTCGACTTACAAGATCAGGTACACAACATTCCAACCCAAAAGAGTTTCGTCAGCTCGTTGGAAGTCTACAGTACTTGTCTTTCACACGGCCTGATGTTGCATATGCTGTAAACAAGCTCTCACAATTCATGCAATTCCCTACTTGTGATCATTGGCAAGCTGCCAAAAGAGTGTTACGTTACTTAGCGGGCACAGCAACACATGGTCTCTTCATCAGCCGTTCAACCAACCTCACTGTTCACGTGTTTACAGATGCTGACTGGGCAGGTGATCCCTCAGACTACATCTCAACAAATGGCTACATTGTTTACCTTGGTGATCAGCCAATATCGTGGTCATCTAGAAAGCAAAAGGGGATTGCAAGATCTTCAACCGAGGCTGAGTATAGATCCATCGCAAACACGGCTTCAGAAGTTCGTTGG CACCTAGCACTTGATTACCATTACATACGAGAGCAAGTTCAGGCAGGACAACTACGGATTGCACACATTTCAACACATGATCAGCTCGCGGACGGCCTAACCAAACCTCTCACAAGATCACAGTTCCCTGCTACACGACACAAGATTGGAGTTTCGCAACcacctccatcttga